In the Centroberyx gerrardi isolate f3 chromosome 9, fCenGer3.hap1.cur.20231027, whole genome shotgun sequence genome, one interval contains:
- the zyg11 gene encoding protein zyg-11 homolog: MAYNFLNTDEASPASLTDLCLTYVSQNLECFCVKHPDGSLCLREAVLFPQELADQLLAKMAIEGLLNDSTVGVFRNCEYLRLRRACIRTARISAEAFQRALCPHRLLELDAARVNADLTITDIIQGLATNKHCQESLQRLVLTGLTTVEEPSRHRFSSLQGLRSLSLANVDFYDSGLADVCSLPRLESLDLSNTSVTNLSPLLGLRKRLRSLTLHQLKRLEMSTAQLLGVIGQLDVLQHLDISDDKQFTSDVARQLLGQPGILPALVSLDVSGRKQVTDAAVKAFVEERPGMTFVGLLATDAGFSDFLSGEGNLKVTGEANETQICEALRRYSEREGFVREALFHLFSLTHVMEKPRPDILKLVVWGMKNHPATLNVQLAASACVFNLTKQDLAAGMPVRLLGTVTQLLLEAMRTFPNHQQLQKNCLLSLCSDRILQEVPFNRFEAAKLVMQWLCNHEDQNMQRMAVAIISILAAKLSTEQTAQLGAELFIVKQLLHIVRQKATQGVVDATLKFTLSALWNLTDESPTTCRHFIENQGLDLFIKVLESFPNESSIQQKVLGLLNNIAEVGELHGELMVQGFLDHICSLLHSSEVEVSYFAAGILAHLTSRGEEAWTLSLSLRSSLLEQLHSAILKWPTPECEMVAYRSFNPFFPLLECFHTPGVQLWAAWAMQHVCSKNAPRYCSMLLEEGGLQQLEQVQTHPQTHGDVKRLAESILESLQRHRARTGQPAHTHTCRRPPPQQPHRENEAP; this comes from the exons ATGGCCTATAATTTCCTAAACACG GATGAGGCGTCTCCAGCATCTCTGACGGACCTGTGCCTCACCTATGTCAGCCAGAACctggagtgtttctgtgtgaagcACCCTGATGGGTCTCTTTGTCTCAGAGAGGCGGTACTCTTCCCACAGGAGCTGGCAGATCAGCTGCTGGCCAAGATGGCCATTGAGG GTCTGCTGAATGACAGTACGGTGGGGGTGTTCCGCAACTGCGAATACCTGCGGCTGAGGCGAGCGTGCATCCGCACAGCGCGTATCTCTGCAGAGGCCTTCCAGAGAGCCCTCTGTCCTCACAGGCTCCTGGAGCTGGATGCTGCCAGGGTCAATGCAGACCTCACCATCACTGATATAATACAGGGGCTGGCCACCAATAAACACTGCCAG GAGTCCCTCCAGCGGCTTGTCCTAACTGGCCTCACCACTGTGGAGGAGCCAAGCCGGCACCGCTTCAGCTCCCTGCAGGGCCtgcgctccctctctctagcCAACGTAGACTTCTATGACTCCGGGCTAGCCGACGTGTGTTCCCTGCCTCGCCTGGAGAGCCTGGATCTCTCCAACACTTCAGTCACCAACCTGAGCCCGCTGCTGGGCCTCAGGAAGAGGCTCCGCTCACTAACTCTGCACCAGCTGAAGAGGCTGGAGATGAGCACTGCACAGCTGCTGGGGGTCATAGGGCAGTTGGATGTGTTGCAG CACCTGGACATCAGTGATGATAAGCAGTTTACCTCTGACGTGGCTCGTCAGCTGCTTGGCCAGCCGGGGATCCTGCCCGCTCTCGTATCCCTGGATGTGTCGGGGAGGAAacag GTGACAGATGCAGCTGTTAAGGCATTTGTTGAGGAGAGACCAGGCATGACCTTTGTGGGACTTCTGGCCACAGATGCTGGTTTTTCTGATTTCCTCTCTGGAGAAGGGAATCTAAAG gTAACCGGAGAAGCCAACGAGACCCAGATCTGTGAGGCACTGCGTCGctacagtgagagagaagggttTGTCAGAGAAGCTCTGTTTCATCTGTTCAGCCTAACCCATGTGATGGAGAAACCACGGCCCGACATCCTAAAG CTGGTGGTTTGGGGTATGAAGAATCACCCTGCCACCCTGAATGTCCAACTGGCAGCCAGTGCCTGTGTGTTCAACCTGACCAAGCAGGACCTGGCAGCAGGAATGCCAGTCCGACTGTTGGGTACAGTCacccagctgctgctggaggccaTGAGGACCTTCCCCAACCACCAACAG CTGCAGAAGAATTGTCTGCTGTCTCTGTGCAGTGATCGCATTCTACAGGAAGTCCCATTCAACAG GTTTGAGGCTGCCAAGCTGGTGATGCAGTGGCTGTGCAACCATGAAGACCAGAACATGCAGAGGATGGCTGTGGCTATCATTTCCATTCTGGCTGCTAAG TTGTCCACAGAGCAGACGGCTCAGCTGGGAGCAGAGCTGTTCATAGTGAAG CAACTTCTCCACATTGTGCGTCAGAAGGCAACTCAGGGCGTGGTGGACGCCACCCTAAAATTTACACTGAGTGCACTCTGGAACCTCACTGATGAATCACCGACAACCTGCCGCCATTTTATTGAGAACCAGGGTCTGGATCTGTTCATTAAAGTCCTGGAG tccttCCCCAATGAGTCTTCCATTCAGCAGAAGGTTCTAGGACTTCTG AACAACATAGCGGAGGTAGGGGAGCTGCATGGAGAGTTGATGGTTCAGGGCTTCCTGGACCACATCTGCTCGCTGCTCCACAGCTCTGAGGTGGAGGTCAGCTACTTCGCTGCAGGCATCCTGGCCCACCTCACGTCCCGGGGAGAGGAGGCCTGGACACTCAGCCTCAGCCTGCGATCCTCACTGCTGGAGCAACTG CATTCTGCCATCCTGAAGTGGCCCACACCAGAGTGTGAAATGGTCGCCTACAG GTCATTTAACCCCTTTTTCCCCCTGCTGGAGTGCTTCCACACCCCTGGTGTCCAGCTGTGGGCAGCCTGGGCCATGCAACATGTCTGCAGCAAGAATG cCCCTCGGTACTGCAGCATGCTGTTGGAGGAGGGCggcctgcagcagctggagcaggTTCAGACGCACCCTCAGACCCACGGAGACGTCAAACGTCTGGCTGAGAGCATCCTGGAGAGCCTGCAGCGCCACAGAGCCCGCACCGGCCAgcctgcacacacgcacacatgtcGCCGCCCGCCGCCACAACAACCTCACAGAG aAAATGAGGCTCCCTGA